Proteins from one Methanosarcinales archaeon genomic window:
- a CDS encoding DUF2099 family protein gives MPHIMEILGMTRVLVKDGKVIEAGQPKITWCPLWNKASGIKEITKESAIRNMEQRIKDFGMFTPGRRLDLGVFASFGISEIMMTALGRGLIDSTVTVCDGAGTVVTSNPELVQGMGAQISGLIETEPISEVIEAIHERGGYVLDPKSARIDQAAGLELAASKGYTRIAVSVVDVNSAVRILEMKQKLGIEVTIMAAHLTGICSHDAAELLKQVDVITGCASENIRGLVKPLIQVGTAIPLFGLTLNGKELLIERAKNIESPLIINTMLLPVLPEEKQPKPLIN, from the coding sequence ATACCCCATATCATGGAGATCCTGGGAATGACCAGGGTACTGGTAAAGGACGGCAAGGTAATTGAGGCTGGCCAGCCCAAAATAACCTGGTGTCCCCTCTGGAACAAAGCCAGTGGGATCAAGGAAATTACAAAAGAGTCGGCTATCCGGAACATGGAGCAGCGGATAAAGGATTTTGGTATGTTCACGCCGGGCAGGCGTTTGGATCTGGGAGTGTTCGCAAGTTTTGGTATATCTGAGATTATGATGACAGCGCTAGGTAGAGGCCTCATAGATTCCACTGTCACAGTATGCGACGGAGCCGGAACAGTTGTTACTTCAAATCCCGAACTGGTCCAGGGTATGGGCGCTCAGATTTCAGGACTGATAGAAACAGAGCCCATTTCTGAAGTGATAGAGGCCATCCATGAGAGGGGAGGTTATGTATTGGACCCAAAATCAGCCAGAATTGATCAGGCAGCAGGACTGGAACTGGCAGCATCTAAAGGTTATACCAGAATTGCTGTATCGGTCGTGGATGTGAATTCAGCTGTTCGAATACTGGAAATGAAACAGAAACTGGGTATTGAAGTAACAATAATGGCTGCTCATCTTACCGGAATATGCAGCCACGACGCAGCAGAATTGTTAAAACAGGTAGATGTAATCACTGGTTGTGCTTCAGAAAATATTCGGGGACTGGTAAAACCCCTCATTCAGGTAGGTACAGCTATTCCACTTTTCGGGCTTACCCTGAATGGAAAAGAGCTGCTTATTGAAAGAGCAAAAAATATAGAATCCCCCCTCATAATAAACACCATGCTTCTCCCTGTCCTACCTGAAGAGAAACAACCTAAGCCATTAATTAATTAG